A genome region from Brassica oleracea var. oleracea cultivar TO1000 chromosome C2, BOL, whole genome shotgun sequence includes the following:
- the LOC106324591 gene encoding uncharacterized protein LOC106324591 codes for MPSRSKDGFYTEPIERQHNRKSLTQIFNISLFFCFLFHPPFFSPAESSMGQKKTLFVCVFFVMVLFNGFNCVHGRTLRNMKVDDKMNVGHDDSKTMKAMNNDLIVDEKAVQLSQPPPSPTPESKDAEDFRPTTPGHSPGIGHSLSHN; via the exons ATGCCCTCCCGCAGCAAGGATGGATTCTACACAGAACCGATAGAAAGACAACACAACCGAA AGTCCTTAACACAGATATTTAATATCTCTCTCTTTTTCTGTTTTCTTTTCCATCCCCCATTTTTTTCTCCAGCGGAGTCTTCTATGGGTCAAAAGAAAACATTGTTCGTTTGCGTTTTTTTCGTGATGGTGCTTTTTAATGGGTTTAATTGCGTCCATGGACGAACCCTAAGAAACATGAAAGTTGATGATAAGATGAATGTTGGTCATGATGATAGCAAGACGATGAAGGCTATGAACAACGATCTGATAGTTGATGAAAAGGCGGTCCAGCTCTCGCAGCCACCTCCTTCGCCAACACCGGAAAGTAAAGATGCAGAAGATTTCAGGCCTACAACACCTGGTCATAGCCCTGGGATTGGCCATAGTTTATCGCACAACTAA